A region from the Paraburkholderia youngii genome encodes:
- a CDS encoding efflux RND transporter permease subunit — translation MNIPALFIRRPVATTLLAIAILISGTLAYFRMPVAPLPNIAFPVIVVQANMAGASPNIMASTVAEPLERRLATIADVEELTSISYVGSSMIIVEFGLKRDINGAARDVEAAIQAARADLPTTLRSNPSYRQYNPADAPIVVLSLTSDTLTKAQLYDSADSVIQQQLSQVQGVGQITLGGGALPSVRVELQPGKLNSYGIGMEDVRAAISAANADSAKGHIDVGDQRYVVTSNDQITHAAPYRDLVVAYRDGAPVKLRDVAQVRDSNENIRNAGLFNGKSAILVIVYPMPGSNVVSTVQQIRNVLPAIEATLPSSVHVDVAIDRSQSVTSSVGDTERTLFIAVLLVVGVVFIFLQSPRATLIPAVALPLSIVGTFGPMYLLGYSIDNLSLMALTIGTGFVVDDAVVVLENVVRHMELGLSPKEAAVKGAGEVGFTVISMSLSLIAVFLPIILFPGIVGLMFHEFAITLSIAILISLVISLTVTPAMCAYVLSRDNTGHSKARWAQWIERQFDRFKDVYARSLTAVLDHSLLVILLLFALLVGNVFMLKLVPATFFPEQDTGIVIGQIIADQSISFTAMQKKLAQLQSIVQRDPAVQSVAGFTGGRALNTANVFIELKPLSQRHATATQVVNRLRPKLDEVSGARLFLQAQQDLRIGGRQSAAEYQYTLTSDDSAALFAWTPRLVAALSKERGRLLDVNSDLQQNGLQTYLTINRATAARFGFAPNQIDNVLYDAFGQRTVSTIYNPLNQYFVVMEVAPEYWQYPETLSRIYLSASAGNPTGTAATQMPHGTVSATTRATTASASSNTNSRNSDAQSNATNNSIANSKGGSSTGSADSTAAETMVPLSVLTSYRNSHTSTQVNHQSGLVAATISFNLPAGGSLSQAGAAINETIRDIGMPASIHGSFAGAAAAYSQSLGVVPLLIVAALGVVYIVLGVLYESSIHPLTILSTLPSAGIGATLALLIFGTPFSVIAMIGIILLIGIVKKNGIMMVDVAIQLQRHERMPARDAIHAAALIRLRPIMMTTFAAVLGAVPLAIGIGQGGSLRQPLGITVMGGLILSQMFTLYTTPVIYLYLDRLRARLVRWSAGLRWNRDATPGQPDTKA, via the coding sequence CGCCGCGCGCGACGTCGAGGCGGCGATCCAGGCCGCGCGCGCCGATCTGCCCACCACGCTGCGCAGCAATCCGAGCTACCGCCAGTACAACCCGGCCGACGCGCCGATCGTGGTGCTGTCGCTGACCTCGGACACGCTGACCAAAGCGCAACTCTACGACTCCGCCGATTCGGTGATCCAGCAGCAGTTGTCGCAGGTGCAGGGCGTCGGTCAGATCACGCTCGGCGGCGGCGCGTTGCCGAGCGTGCGCGTCGAGTTGCAGCCGGGCAAGCTCAATAGCTACGGCATCGGCATGGAAGACGTGCGCGCGGCGATCAGCGCGGCCAACGCCGACAGCGCGAAGGGGCATATCGACGTCGGCGATCAGCGCTACGTGGTCACCTCGAACGATCAGATCACGCACGCGGCGCCGTATCGCGATCTGGTGGTCGCGTATCGCGACGGCGCGCCGGTGAAGTTGCGCGACGTCGCCCAGGTGCGCGACTCGAACGAAAATATCCGCAATGCGGGGCTTTTCAACGGCAAGTCGGCGATTCTGGTGATCGTCTATCCGATGCCGGGCAGCAACGTGGTCAGCACCGTGCAGCAGATCCGCAACGTGCTGCCGGCGATCGAAGCGACGTTGCCGAGCAGCGTGCACGTGGATGTCGCGATCGATCGCTCGCAGTCGGTCACGTCGTCGGTCGGCGATACCGAGCGCACGCTGTTCATCGCGGTGCTGCTGGTGGTCGGCGTCGTGTTCATCTTCCTGCAGTCGCCGCGCGCGACGCTGATTCCGGCGGTCGCGTTGCCGCTGTCGATCGTCGGCACCTTCGGGCCGATGTATCTGCTCGGCTATAGCATCGACAACCTGTCGCTGATGGCGCTGACCATCGGCACCGGCTTCGTCGTGGACGACGCGGTCGTCGTGCTCGAAAACGTCGTGCGGCACATGGAGCTGGGACTGAGTCCGAAAGAGGCCGCGGTGAAGGGCGCGGGCGAAGTCGGCTTCACGGTGATTTCGATGAGCCTGTCGCTGATCGCGGTGTTTCTGCCGATCATTCTATTTCCGGGCATCGTCGGACTGATGTTTCATGAGTTCGCGATCACGCTGTCGATCGCGATCCTGATCTCGCTGGTGATCTCGCTGACGGTCACCCCCGCGATGTGCGCGTACGTGCTGAGCCGCGACAACACGGGTCATTCGAAAGCGCGCTGGGCGCAGTGGATCGAGCGGCAGTTCGATCGCTTCAAGGATGTCTATGCGCGCTCGCTGACGGCCGTGCTGGATCATTCGCTGCTGGTGATCCTGCTGCTGTTCGCGCTGCTGGTCGGCAACGTGTTCATGCTGAAGCTGGTGCCCGCCACCTTCTTTCCCGAGCAGGACACCGGCATCGTGATCGGGCAGATCATCGCTGATCAGAGCATTTCGTTCACGGCGATGCAGAAGAAGCTCGCGCAGTTGCAGTCGATCGTGCAGAGAGATCCGGCGGTGCAGTCGGTCGCGGGCTTTACCGGCGGACGCGCGCTCAATACCGCGAACGTGTTCATCGAGTTGAAGCCGCTGTCGCAGCGGCACGCGACGGCCACCCAGGTCGTGAACCGCCTGCGTCCGAAGCTCGACGAAGTGTCGGGCGCGCGGCTCTTTCTGCAGGCGCAGCAGGACTTGCGCATCGGCGGGCGGCAATCGGCGGCCGAGTACCAGTACACGCTGACGAGCGACGATTCCGCAGCACTGTTCGCGTGGACGCCGAGACTCGTCGCCGCATTGTCGAAGGAGCGCGGACGGCTGCTCGACGTGAACTCCGACTTGCAGCAGAACGGCCTGCAGACCTACCTGACGATCAATCGCGCGACCGCCGCGCGCTTTGGCTTCGCGCCGAACCAGATCGACAATGTGCTGTACGACGCGTTCGGCCAGCGCACCGTGTCGACGATCTATAACCCGCTGAACCAGTACTTCGTCGTGATGGAGGTCGCGCCCGAGTACTGGCAGTATCCGGAGACGCTGAGCCGGATCTATCTTAGCGCGTCCGCGGGTAATCCGACCGGCACGGCCGCGACGCAGATGCCGCATGGCACGGTGTCGGCGACGACTCGCGCGACCACGGCCAGCGCATCGTCGAACACGAACTCGCGCAACTCGGACGCGCAGTCGAACGCGACCAACAACAGCATCGCCAATAGCAAGGGCGGCAGCTCGACCGGCAGCGCAGATAGTACGGCTGCCGAAACGATGGTGCCGCTTTCGGTGCTGACGTCGTACAGGAACAGCCATACGTCGACGCAGGTGAACCACCAGAGCGGGCTCGTCGCCGCGACGATCTCGTTCAACCTGCCGGCCGGCGGGTCGTTGAGCCAGGCAGGCGCGGCGATCAACGAGACGATCCGCGACATCGGCATGCCCGCGAGCATTCACGGCTCGTTCGCGGGCGCGGCGGCGGCCTATTCGCAGTCGCTGGGCGTGGTGCCGCTGCTGATTGTCGCGGCGCTCGGCGTCGTCTACATCGTGCTCGGCGTGCTGTACGAAAGCTCGATCCACCCGCTGACGATCCTGTCGACGCTGCCGTCCGCGGGCATCGGCGCGACGCTCGCGCTGCTGATCTTCGGCACGCCGTTCTCGGTGATCGCGATGATCGGCATCATCCTGCTGATCGGTATCGTCAAGAAGAACGGCATCATGATGGTCGACGTCGCGATCCAGTTGCAGCGCCACGAACGGATGCCCGCGCGCGACGCGATCCACGCGGCCGCGCTGATCCGTCTGCGGCCGATCATGATGACGACGTTCGCGGCCGTGCTCGGCGCGGTGCCGCTCGCGATCGGCATCGGCCAGGGCGGCTCGCTGCGCCAGCCGCTCGGTATCACGGTGATGGGCGGGCTGATTCTGAGCCAGATGTTCACGCTCTATACGACGCCGGTGATTTATCTGTATCTCGACCGTCTGCGCGCACGGCTGGTCAGATGGTCCGCGGGTCTGCGCTGGAACCGCGACGCGACGCCGGGACAACCGGATACGAAGGCATGA